The sequence acatatatagagACAGCTGTTCACTCATGCAATTACACAATTCTCTCTtgctgtacacacacacatatacacatatatacttagatggggggggggggggggggcgcgacatgtctctctctctttttccccctctcccccctgcaTATATACTGAGAGCTGTTCAGAGAACTGTTCATACACACAATACTTTCTtgctatatatacacatatatatgcatatatatacacacacatacagagatTGTTCACATGCATACAAACATAATtctcttttttatatatatatatacacacagagatatAGGCATGTATACTTCAAGAGCCCTGTTCACAGACCCTCTACACCCCCTCCTTCTCTCTTAATCTCTATATGTGCATACATAGACATATAtatggggggggaggggcttttcacacacacacatactctCTACCCCCCCCAATATATACATCTATACTTAGAGAGCTGTTCATGCACAAATACATACAGAGGAGCCTCTCTTGccgtatacacacacacacaaagtgaGTGAGAGCCATTCACACACATTATTCTCTCCtggtgtgtatgtgtatgtatattcaGATATATTTGCCTATATACTtgagaaaaagagcaagagctcttcaaacgcatgcacacacacattttctaTCATTCTCTCTATCTCttgcccctcctccccccatgTATAATCTCTGGGGTGcataaatatatacagaaatatgTTTATATCTTGATATATATTCTCTCtctatgtatatacatatgtagaGAGCAAGTGATAGCTGCGGTCAAACATGATACTTTCTCTTGTTATAGATATGCCTATAGAGATGCATATATACTTACTTACATATATCCAGACTGTTCACACACATAATTCTctttatatatgcacatatacatatataattagAGAAAGCACTGTTTACACAGAGACATATGTATAAACAGAGTGAGCGCATGAGAGCTGTTCACACACATGCATAATTCTCTCACTACATCTATATCCATATATATACTTAGAAAGGGATAGAGAGCTCTTCACACAAATTCTCTTgctatatatatacatatatacatatgtatatcaGAGAGTGAGTTGTCGCACACACACTCTTCTCTCTTGctataaatacacacatgcacacacacgtatatacatacatgcttATATGTGGAGGGGAGAGTGACCTGTTCactcacacacacccccgcacatatacatatatactcACCAAGAGAGACAGCACTGttcacacaaacacacaatACTCCCTCTCgttacatatacacatatatatgcatatatacttttatatatTATAACATATATAATTAGAGAtgttcacacacacagagtattCCCCCTTGTCTGTACATAGGTACTTCAAGACACACAATGCTCTCTCTCTGTGTACGTATATACTTACAGAGTGTGAGAAGAGCTgttcacacacatacatgcatatatatacatgcatgaGACAGCATGCACACTATTTACACTCACACAGCACAttccccatgtcccctgccACATATACTTTATTTGTTTACTTATATATGTAACTaattgtgtgtgtctgtatgttCTATCATTCTCTGTGTCTTCCACCCGCCCCTCCCCAAGAGAGAGAAGGTCCTACACAGAGAATGGTAGAAAAtacaccctcccacccccaaatgCATGTGGGgtatctgtgtgtgtgaggTTATGATATCTCCCACCCTCTTATCCATCCTCATATATAATATCTGGGATGCCtatatctctctatatatatgtatgcatgcttgtgtgtatgcatgtgtatctAGCTTGATACATATTCTCTGTCTGCGTGCGTGTGTGCGAGCACGGGAGCCAGTCattcccgccgccgcctcacACGCAGACATCCCCATATCCACCTCTATatagaatttatttaaatatttatttatgtgtctatattttctttcattctctctccctgcctgcctccctccccctttcctttctcaaagaaatataaaaatagctaAACTACACACtcacatgcacgcacacacccGCATGTGTATCACTCGcttatacatatacatacagagagatatataaatatattaaaaatatttttaaaaaaatatttaaaaaaaaatatataaaccaCACAAAgtgtataaataaaaaagtagtaGTATGGGGGGTATCTCTGTGTGCAGACacagtgagaaagaaagagaaaaaaccacacatgcacaaatacaAGCATGtaagtataaaataatttacGATGTGTCTGTGTATGATCATCTCTGTCTCTCCATATATGGGGGTGATAGGTAATACATAGACATACACACGTTTGTATGTATCTATACCTATATCTGTATCTatgcatttgtatttaaatgcttttatataaagatataaataaatatatatgcgGGCAGCCATATCTATGTgtgagatattttttttctctttccctgaatacatatatgtatatgaagaaataaatactttatgTTGCACATGTGTACATCAGTAAGCCTGCAACCCCATACATCTCATAAATGGAAACCTATAACTAAACTCACTTGTGCTCTCTGTCTCTGAGCCTCGGGATACGTATCTGTGTAAGTATCATATAGCAACATGCACGCACACGCACGCATGCACTCCATGTCCATGCTGTCTTGTTTGTGCTCTTGTGCTTCCTTGCTCTTTTGCTCTCTAGCTTGCAAAAGATGTGTCTtgataaatatatacatatacacattaCCGCTTGCGCAAATGCGTTTGAATACGTAAACCACATACACACAAACGTTTAGctaaaaatacttctgtgtACCTATCAAATCCTGAACATACTTTTGTGCTTATAGCACACATTTCCCTACAAGCACGCTGGGGCGTGCGTCAGGCAGGGGTCCCTGCGCACCTGggtgccgcagccccggccACACGCCTGGGTGCCGGGCgagggcggcagcggcgggggctgGTGGCGGTGGCAGCCGTTTGGGGCTCCAGGtgtgcagggagggggctggcaCCCTGCCcacccgcggcggcgggcgctgggcTGCCAGGAGGGCTCCTGCTGCAGGGTCAGGGCAGGGTGCAACGTAGGACACGTCCAGCCCCAAAGCTCACCCGACTGCTGTCGCCAGGCTTTCCCACCCTGGGCTTCACAGCTTGGCCTCTCCGTGCGCCTTCCATGTGCCAGCGCTGGCGtctgtctttaatttctttgacGCTACTCCCCCCACACAGCCCCTGCAGCACAGATGCGGTTGCGCGATTCCCCAGCTTTCATATTCGTATCAGCATCTCACAAAACACAGCTGCCTTCGCCAACGGCTCCAACCCCTCAGCAGGGAGCAGCCGTGGCCACCAAGCCCCACACCTGGCTGCCCTGCCACAACCTCACACGGTTTTACCCACTGGCAAGGGCCTGGAGCACACCACTTTGCAAATTCAGGGTGCTGGTTGTAGCTATTGCCTATTACACTTGGTGTGGATGGGGGAACTGACCCGCTCCCCTCCCACCAGCCAGCCTCCTTCTTAGgtctctccctcctgcctggccaggACCTGGgcaaagagcaaaaccagcctttgAGCTTGGCTGCCCCAGTGACTCTTCCAAGGCAAGGTTTCCTCTGGGATTAGCCCAGCAGCAAGTCACCCTTGCACACATCATCACTGCACCCACAGCTCATCAGGCAAAAAGGTCAGCACAGAAGTAAAAGCCATGAGGCCTCACTGATGCTAGGAGTGGTTTTAAGCACACTTGTACCCTGCGGGGACTATCGGTCCAGCCAGCTCCTCCAGTCCCAGGCTTGTTCCGACCACAGTGATGACAAGTGATTCTTGCAGGAACACCAGTCCCCATCTGTGACACCATCAGCCCTGAGTATAACAGCAGGGCACCAATTCCCACACTGCTCGCCTCCTGCACTGTTTTTTATACACTTGCATGCATATATATCATATTCCCACCTGCAAAAACATTGGTTTGTAGGTGGTAAAGAGaatcctcccctcccctttagCATCCATAACATCCTGTGGCAAGGAGCTCCACAGCTGTCCTACCCCCTGTGGAGCGCTCTCCCTTTGCCTTGTGTCACTGCCAGTTTGTTTGATGGGAGAGAGATTAAACAGCATCTCTTCAGGGCTCATCCACAGCTGCACTGTGCAgcccttccagcctcagctcCACCACCCAAGGCCAAAGCAGCAGGAGGTAGGTGCAGAATTAAGACCATCCCCTTTCCCCAAAACATCACTTTATAGTTATtgcgccaccccccccccccccccccccccattgccCAGCTTGGCTTTCTCCACACTAGAACTGTATCTACAGAAAACAAGTACAGAGTGATGCTTTAAATGGATATAAGCAGAAGGTCTTTCAAAAAGATACAGACAGGAAAGTGGTCCCACCAGGACACATTGCTATTGCAGAGTAGTTATTTGAAATTCATATGGACAGCAAAAGACCagtcaagtgaaaaaaaaagcatgatagGACATAGCCATAAAATAGGATATAGAGCACAAAGACTGTTAGAAGGCTCTTGAAATAACTGGCCTCATTTCTCTATACTGTGTTTTCCACCTTCCTGTGGGCACAGGAGTAGTGAGCTCAGCCTTGCTGAGTGCAAGCAGAGGGTCACGCCCAGCATCTAGAAATTAAAGGCTTAACCTTGACTAGGCTGGGCCAAGGACAGGTCCTTAAGTCACTCTAGTGTACCCTTGGCCAGCCttgcctctcctccagctgaAGCGCCTAACTGGTGAGCTGAGAAGGGCTCAGCCTGCTCTTCTTGCCAACCCCTCCCTGAGGAGGGTAGCAAGAGATTTAACACCACTGCACTCCACCCTTCCACAAAGCTTTTCATATGCCCAGGACAGGGCTGAAGGACTATGCTCACAGAAGAACGATCAGAGATCCAGCACCATTCCTGCCTCTGCAAGCAGCTCCAAGAAAAGCAGAGGGGTAGCTGCCCTACAACAGTCTCAGGTCATCCAAGCAAGCAGGGTCTGCTCAACCCACTCTTGAAAACCAATCTGGAAGGCACAGACTTGATAGTAAGGAGGAAGCACAAGCATCCTTGAATTAGCAGGCACTGGCTTGTTAAAATGGTGACcagacagaggaaagaaagcatgttagtgaaggggaaaaaaaaaaaagagagtcagAAACAGGAGTAAACAAGAAGGTTTGTTCTTGTTAAGTTTATTGGCATCATGTTTGTCTCTTTACATAAGAGCTCAGCCTACGTACTAGAATGTAGACCTCTGGAAAAACAGGTAGAAGGGCTCCATTTAAGCAAGCTACAAACGCAAGAACAAATaccaggaagaaaggaagagaggaaagggacTAGATTGCCAAGTTTTTCCATACCAAAAATCCAGATTAGCAGTCAgtaagaagaaagggaagattCATAGTCCAGGTCATTCATCGAGAAACAGCTACCACAACCCAGGTGGGAGAGGAGCTCCTTCCACAGTACCAAGAGCCACTGGGACACCTCAGCTCTGGCTCCTTCTCACACTCGCTCCAGGATGTTAGGAGTTAAGCAGTAGGGGAGGTGAACAAATGAGGTCGTTTCAtagctgtatttaattttaaatccaaTAATCCAGTGTGCATATCAATGCTGTTATGTAAATCTGAGAATTTAAGATACAAGGAAGCCAGACAGATTTTCCAGAAGATGAAGCCTTTCTGGCCTCAAACAAAGGCGGCTTACATAGTTCATCTCTACTGTACAGAATACTGCCTCCATCTGGACTTTGTGTTGCTAGCACACTGCAGTTCACAAGTGTCCTCCTCACTTTCTACACAATCTGTGTTTCAGTACTTGAACATGTAATTCAGGAATTTTACActaatttatacatttttaattggTTGCATATATTAACATGTACTATAAGATTTTTCCTAAAGAAGCATTACATAATACATGGATACTGTAAAAAGATCTGATTAGTTAAAAGTAACAAGCATTAACAGAGATACATACAAAACTCAACCTAGTTGGACTGAGTGCTGAGCTTGCAATGAACTATGGGTAATCAGCCTTTCCAGTTGCAGCCTTCACAGGGGAAAACACGAGAcagttaaaaatgtatgtaaCTTGTTACACAGATTACCTGTAAACAGTTTCTCTCCATTGGACACCTGGAATTAGATTCAGTTCCAAACATACATAAGAGTTTCCATTTTGAACTAAGAGAAAGGTCTGTTACCATGAAGTGTGATGTGGATGGTGTGGGGACGTGAGCTCTGAAGTGCAGGACTCACAGATGCTCATGAGAGATGGGTGGATTTTGGCAGCTGGAGatggaattttttctttttaatttcattttaaacacagaagagGGGCTGTGTGTTTGAAGGCCTAAGTGTGATATTAATTTGTGAAGGACTGTGCTCaacccctccctctcccctcagcagctgcagctctccGCAGAAGCCTTCACTCGGTCATTCTTGTCTAGTTTGATAGGTTCAGGGAATTCATTGTAAAGCTCCACTTCGGTTTCCTagtgggagagaagggaggagtTAGTGCCACAGCTCTACAGACAGCTCCTAGCATGCAAGGAGCCATCCTCAGCTGGGGAAAGCTGTTGGGGAGCCcaaggctgcctgcagcagctgagctcgGCCGGCAGGACCGGCACTGGCAGAGGGCACCCACTGGCCCCCTCCCTACCTGTTTAAGTGCATTTCGTGCAATCGTCTGGAAAGCTTGTTCCACATTAATGGCCTCCTTGGCACTGGTTTCAAAGTAGGGGATGTTGTTTTTACTGTAGCACCAGGCTTGTGCCCGTTTTGTGGTGACCTGGGTGGACACAGAACAGCATCACCACCTTCAGCTACACAGGAAGGGGATTTTATTTCCAGGGCAAGGCCAGAGACCCCTCATATCCAACCTGAGCTAAGACAGCAGTTCAACCTCATCAAAACTACAGCCTTGATATAGAGCACAGGAGACTGCTGCCCACCACCAGGTACATTCAGCCCCAGGGCAAAGAGCACCACACCTAAGGAAGATGAGACCACAGAGCAGAGACTTGCTCCCATAGGAGTTTCTCAGCAATTCTGGAGGAAAATCAACTCCTCTTCTTGCATTACCCATGAAGCTGCTGCAATCCTTCCACCAGTGGGCAGGAGCATGCTGTGCACAGGGGTCTGACAGCTCTGTGCAGGAGAAACTCTTCCCCGGTGGCACACAACAGCTGAGCCACACTCAGGCACCTCCCACTCCTGTTTCTCAGATAACCCTCCTGTGTTCCTACAAGGTCTCCCACTCCAGCAATTATCCTAAGAGGAGGCTAGCAAATCCCAGTACTCACTTGTCTGTTTTCTAGGTCAATCTTGTTTCCCAGCACAACAAAAGGAAAGTTCTCAGGATCTCTTGGACTGGCCTGAATGAGGAATTCGTCCCTCCAGCTGTCTAGGGTTTTGAATGTGTTGGGGGCCGTGACATCAAACACCAGCACGCAGCAGTCTGCTCCCCTGTAGAAGGCAACTCCCAGAGACTGAAATCGTTCTTGTCCTGCTGTATCCCATATCTGGAGCAAAAGACAGGACAGATAAGACAGAGTAGACTCTGATACAGTCAGCCCACAATTAGGGCATTCATTTCAAAACTCCCCACCAGGCATCTACAGCCCCCAGCTAGGCAGAGAGGAGCACCTGAAGGCTTGGGAATTCCAGTAGGCACTAAGTATCAAAAGCCAGAAACACCCTTCTAAAGATAGTTAAACTTTTTTGTGTTCAGCCTCAGCAAGGGACATATCCTTGTTCTGAGCAAGCAGGACAGGTATTAGGGTCAGCAGGTGACCTGTCTGCAGTGCTTGGGTACACTTGGGTACCAGCACAGTCCAAACACTACTCCGATGGCTGCAACGGCACTTTTGCTGCCTTGCAGTCAGTCTTACCATGGAGAGATGAAAGCTTCAGATATTAGAGACATAAGCAGACTGGCAGGTTACACTATACCCACAGGGCTCAGGGCAGGATGAGTAGTCAACCTGGCTAAGGAATCCTTTCCCAGTCCTTTCCAGTTCCTGAATGCTAGGGAATTGCATCTTTCTAATAAGATCTAGTTTACCGACAGTACCAAATGCTGGTTTTTAAACTGGGCTGGCAAAGCTGCTCTTAGCTGAGCCCAAACTGATCTTTGCCTTCCCTTGGTCAGCCCATGCACAGATTTGTAGAGAAGCCCAGCAGCACCGATGGCCAAGAGCAGTTCAGTGCAAACAAGACTCACAGCCAGTACACTGACCCGCTCTGGACTACACTGGAGCAGATACTTCCACACAAGTGTGGTCCAGGCAGCCAGGCACCccttgcagcagggagcagtCATTCCTTACCTGCATTGTCACTAGCCTGTCATCCACCATGACCTCTTTTGTCAGGAAGTCTGCACCTATCGTAGCCTTGTACTGGTTACTGAATTTCTTGTTCACATACTGGTTCATGAGTGATGTCTTTCCCACCCTgtacagaaagacaaaaaagactAGGTAGACTGTTTCTAAACCAGCGTTTGAATTAACCAACCTGAACAGAACATCCCAGTACCCTTTGCCTTCCACTATAGCCTCCTGGCCTTTCAAGCAGGGAAAATGCACCCACCTCTGCAAGAAGTGGCTTTTACAGCAACAGATGCTGAGGCAACATGCTGAGTAAGAGCATTAGCTACCTCAGAATACAAAGGATTACAATCTTGAGAAACCTTGTTTCCCCATCAGTAATCTGATCCTTGGTAAGGAGTATGCATCACATTATGATCATGAGGGCAATTTTGGAAGAAGATGAAGTGCTCCAGAGAAACCCACCAGAAACAGTCATCTTCAGCCTCTGtaggaggaggtggaagaacAGACAATCTCAGCTGGCAACAGCTCACATACACATCTGCTAGGCACCCAGAGGTGGAGATCCTCCCCAGAGCACCAGCTTAGAGGCTCACATGCGCTCTCTGTGGCTGAGAACACTCCCTGATCAACAGTGGTATAAATAAGCCTTGTGTCATGGGAGTCAGGTTACAGCCTGCACAGTAAGTAACCTGTAACAGCAGAGCAGACTCCTTGTTCaacagcacagagcaaagccTTTCACCCCAAGGGGCAGCCTCTAGCCAGACAGACAGAAGCTAAGCAGATGACTCAGTATAAACTACATCTCTGACAGAAGCAGAGTTTTAAGAAGTCACCTAACCTTActagtggttttattttttttattatttaatcaAAATTATCATTTCAACACCATACATCCTCCTTGCAGAAAGGCTATCCAGTTCTGCTACTGGAGTGGTCTGCCCACTGCATTTCCCCTTGTTTAATATTGTGGCAGGACTTCAAGACATTAAACTGCAGGGACACATTCAGGACAGAGGGTCCTGAAGAATTCTTAAAGCTGTAAGGTAGTACAGCTACCTGGGGTTGTAAAatctctcctcccagcactgctggttTCTTACAGTGCATCCAGGCTCCTACTAGTCAAGAGCACTGCTCCAGCCAGATGCAAACTGGCAGCTTAAAGGCTCTCCAACTTACCCAGAGTCTCCAAGGATGATGACTTTCAGTAACACTTTCTTCCTAGAAGTCATCTTTTACACtagaaaggaagaggaacaaTCCCATCAGACACCATTAGCATGTCACTCCTcaaggcagaaagcagcaagttTGGAGTCTGAGAAACCTGACTCCCAGCAAAGAACCAGCAACAGGCAGGGCCCAGCACTCCTGAAACCAGACTCCTTCAATTCAAGGCTACACTTGAGCACTAACCAGGTGTTTGCCCATCTCATAGGCAGGGCCATGTCAGACCAGTATGGCAACTTAATACCAACAGGTAGATGAGCCAAGCACTTGTCCTTTACAGTACCAGGTCCATTTTGGACTATTTCCAGGCCATTTTGTTGGTATACTAGCCTAGGCCATCTCCCTTAGCCCCACTGGAAGCAGTGCAGTAAAAGTGTATCAGCTCCCAACACAGGCTAATTTTTACACATTACTAAGTGAGATGTAAGCAGAGATGTGTCTAATACCACACAAGCTTTTTTATGCTGTTCAGTAGTTTcccagtaggaaaaaaaaaggcttcttcCACCTTTCAggttcagcttggagaagcaGTGGCTTTCTCTAGCAGCTGTGCTTTGTGAAAGTGTTGAGTCCCAAGGATACACTGTGGTTGAAGCAGTAGCAACAAAACCACACAGGCCAGCTGAACAGCTGAATTACAAGGCAAACTACTACCAGACTCCACAGCTTTGCTGAGAACATATGAAGCTAACTTCCATGGAAGGACAAGTAAAGCTACAGTGACAAACCTCATAACATTCAGTCTATTGTTCTGTTAGATGAGTTGTTTGTTCAGTTGCATCCTGCCATAACTCCAGTCCACTTTATAGGCAGGTGGCTCTAAATGGGCTACTAACAGTCCATCCAATTAGCAAG is a genomic window of Pelecanus crispus isolate bPelCri1 chromosome 7, bPelCri1.pri, whole genome shotgun sequence containing:
- the RAB7A gene encoding ras-related protein Rab-7a is translated as MTSRKKVLLKVIILGDSGVGKTSLMNQYVNKKFSNQYKATIGADFLTKEVMVDDRLVTMQIWDTAGQERFQSLGVAFYRGADCCVLVFDVTAPNTFKTLDSWRDEFLIQASPRDPENFPFVVLGNKIDLENRQVTTKRAQAWCYSKNNIPYFETSAKEAINVEQAFQTIARNALKQETEVELYNEFPEPIKLDKNDRVKASAESCSC